From Paenibacillus graminis:
CTGGTGCTGCAGGCGCTTATCATTATGGCCCGTAAAGAGGGCAACACCTGTTCCAGCTGTGAAATCGCCGGATATTTGTCGTCAGAACCCACGGTTCTGAGAAAAGCGCTGGCCAAGCTGACCAAGGAACAAATCCTGGTGACCCGTGAGGGGCGGGATGGCGGTTATATGCTGAACCGGTCCCCGGAAGAGCTGACGCTGGCGGAAATATACTGCGCGATGGAGGTCGACGGGCTGCAGAGCAATGCGGTGATT
This genomic window contains:
- a CDS encoding RrF2 family transcriptional regulator — encoded protein: MTRTRNSGAPPYKSFVLVLQALIIMARKEGNTCSSCEIAGYLSSEPTVLRKALAKLTKEQILVTREGRDGGYMLNRSPEELTLAEIYCAMEVDGLQSNAVIETMYGNTFGAQMKSACGDILEEMNQSALGILQKYTLGDLVRRTGC